The proteins below are encoded in one region of Bacteroides uniformis:
- a CDS encoding alpha/beta hydrolase, with the protein MKKRIIALGLLWCLSAVMLQAARVDTVLVRSAAMNKDVKVVYVLPDKAIGKQACPVVYLLHGYGGNARSWVQLKPELPQMADEKGIIFVCPDGKNSWYWDSPENPAYRYETFVTSELVKYTDGNYATIPDRKARAISGLSMGGHGALWSAIRHKDVFGAAGSMSGGVDIRPFPQNWEMNKQLGEFAANKASWDAHTVVNQLDKIVNGDLALIIDCGEADFFLEVNKDLHNRLLARKIDHDFITRPGGHTGTYWNNSIDYHVLFFDKFFKK; encoded by the coding sequence ATGAAAAAAAGAATTATTGCCTTGGGGCTTTTGTGGTGTCTGTCTGCCGTAATGTTGCAGGCGGCACGTGTAGACACGGTGTTGGTGAGAAGTGCAGCCATGAATAAGGATGTAAAAGTTGTGTATGTATTGCCTGATAAGGCTATCGGCAAGCAGGCTTGTCCGGTGGTTTATCTGTTGCACGGTTATGGCGGCAATGCGCGGAGCTGGGTGCAGCTGAAGCCGGAATTGCCGCAGATGGCGGATGAGAAAGGAATCATATTTGTATGTCCGGACGGCAAGAACAGTTGGTATTGGGACAGTCCGGAGAATCCTGCCTACCGTTATGAGACTTTTGTCACCTCGGAATTGGTGAAGTATACAGACGGGAACTATGCTACCATTCCCGATAGAAAGGCGCGTGCCATCAGTGGATTGAGTATGGGCGGCCACGGTGCTTTGTGGAGTGCTATCCGTCATAAGGATGTGTTCGGTGCGGCGGGCAGTATGAGTGGAGGAGTGGATATACGGCCGTTCCCCCAGAATTGGGAAATGAACAAGCAGTTGGGAGAGTTTGCTGCCAACAAGGCATCTTGGGATGCGCATACGGTGGTCAACCAGCTGGATAAGATTGTAAATGGCGACTTGGCGCTAATCATCGACTGCGGTGAGGCCGATTTCTTTCTTGAAGTGAACAAGGACTTGCACAACCGGCTGCTGGCAAGGAAGATAGACCATGACTTCATCACTCGTCCCGGTGGACATACCGGAACGTATTGGAACAACTCCATAGACTATCACGTCCTTTTCTTCGACAAGTTCTTTAAGAAGTAA
- the nhaC gene encoding Na+/H+ antiporter NhaC, which translates to MNSAKKIPSPLVSLFPIAFLVGMLFATIHTFGSDALSGGSQISLLATTGMCVFIGMTFYRIPWKDYELAITNNISGVATAIIILLIIGALSGTWMISGVVPTLIYYGMQIIHPNFFLASTCIICALVSVMTGSSWTTIATIGIALLGIGKAQGFEEGWIAGAIISGAYFGDKISPLSDTTVLASSVTETPLFSHIRYMMITTVPSLLITLVIFTVMGLTHETNNTQQIAEFTAALDAKFNITPWLLAVPVITGILIARRVPSVITLFLSTLLAGIFAFIFQPGLLNEIAEGGNMFKGIMMTFYGSTSLQTDSDMLTELIATRGMAGMMNTIWLIICAMCFGGAMTASGMLGSITSLFVRFMKNTASMVASTVCSGLFLNLATADQYISIILTGNMFSNVYAKKGYESRLLSRTTEDAVTVTSPLIPWNTCGMTQATILSVPTLTYLPYCFFNLISPVMSIFIAAIGYKIIKKPVNNPG; encoded by the coding sequence ATGAATTCAGCAAAGAAAATACCCTCTCCACTCGTTTCTCTATTTCCCATCGCTTTTCTCGTAGGAATGCTGTTCGCCACCATCCATACTTTCGGAAGTGACGCCTTGAGTGGAGGAAGCCAGATTTCCCTGCTTGCCACCACTGGTATGTGTGTCTTTATCGGCATGACTTTCTACCGCATCCCTTGGAAAGATTATGAACTTGCCATCACCAACAACATTTCAGGTGTTGCCACAGCTATCATTATTCTATTGATTATCGGTGCTTTGAGCGGCACATGGATGATAAGTGGGGTGGTACCTACCCTTATATATTATGGTATGCAGATTATCCATCCGAATTTTTTCCTTGCTTCTACCTGCATTATTTGTGCATTGGTATCAGTAATGACGGGAAGTTCATGGACCACTATCGCCACCATCGGTATCGCCCTTTTGGGCATAGGTAAGGCACAAGGTTTTGAAGAGGGATGGATAGCCGGTGCCATCATTTCGGGAGCCTATTTCGGAGACAAAATTTCACCGTTATCGGATACCACGGTCCTTGCCTCATCCGTAACGGAAACACCGTTATTCAGCCATATCCGCTATATGATGATCACCACCGTCCCCTCTCTCCTCATCACCCTTGTCATCTTTACAGTAATGGGACTCACACACGAAACGAACAATACACAACAGATCGCGGAATTTACGGCAGCATTGGACGCCAAATTCAACATTACTCCCTGGTTACTGGCTGTTCCCGTGATTACGGGAATACTGATTGCCCGGAGAGTGCCTTCCGTCATCACACTCTTTCTCTCCACTCTGCTGGCAGGGATATTCGCCTTCATCTTCCAACCGGGACTACTGAATGAGATAGCGGAAGGTGGGAATATGTTCAAAGGGATAATGATGACATTCTATGGCAGTACCAGTCTACAAACTGACAGTGACATGTTGACAGAACTGATTGCCACACGAGGTATGGCAGGAATGATGAATACCATCTGGCTCATCATCTGCGCCATGTGTTTCGGTGGAGCCATGACGGCAAGCGGCATGCTAGGAAGCATCACTTCCCTATTCGTCCGCTTCATGAAGAATACAGCCAGCATGGTAGCATCCACCGTATGTTCCGGATTGTTCCTGAACCTTGCCACGGCAGACCAGTACATCAGCATTATCCTCACCGGAAACATGTTCAGCAACGTTTACGCAAAGAAAGGCTACGAAAGCCGGCTACTTAGCCGTACCACGGAAGATGCCGTTACCGTCACCTCCCCGCTTATCCCATGGAACACCTGCGGCATGACGCAAGCCACCATTTTGAGTGTACCCACACTGACCTACCTTCCCTATTGCTTCTTCAACCTTATCAGTCCGGTAATGAGTATCTTTATTGCTGCTATCGGATATAAAATAATTAAAAAACCGGTGAACAATCCTGGATAG
- the mnmA gene encoding tRNA 2-thiouridine(34) synthase MnmA: MNIAVLLSGGVDSSVVVHLLCEQGYRPSLFYIKIGRDDADYMDCSAEEDMEMASAIARRYGLSLEVVDLHREYWDQVAAYAIDKIRRGLTPNPDVMCNKLIKFGCFEQRVGKDFDVTATGHYATTVLRDGKTWLGTAADSVKDQTDFLAQIDYLQVSKLMFPLGRLMKNEVRDIALRAGLPSARRRDSQGICFLGKIDYNDFVRRFLGEREGDIVELETGRKLGKHRGYWFHTIGQRKGLGLGGGPWFVVRKDVEENVIYVSRGCDTALQYGYEFRMYDFHFITDNPWKGAQEEVEVTFKIRHTPEFVKGRLQKEAEGYRIVSEEKLQGIAPGQFGVVYDADARLCVGSGEIYI; the protein is encoded by the coding sequence ATGAATATTGCTGTATTATTGTCGGGAGGTGTAGACAGCTCCGTGGTGGTACATCTCCTTTGCGAACAAGGTTACCGTCCTTCTCTATTTTATATCAAAATAGGGAGGGACGATGCCGATTATATGGACTGCTCTGCGGAAGAGGATATGGAGATGGCTTCTGCCATTGCCCGGCGTTATGGATTATCGTTGGAAGTAGTGGACCTGCACCGGGAGTATTGGGACCAGGTGGCGGCTTATGCCATTGATAAAATAAGACGTGGCTTGACTCCCAATCCGGATGTGATGTGCAACAAGCTGATAAAGTTCGGGTGCTTTGAGCAACGTGTGGGGAAGGATTTCGATGTCACGGCAACCGGGCACTACGCCACTACGGTGTTGAGGGATGGAAAGACATGGCTCGGTACCGCTGCCGATTCCGTGAAAGACCAGACCGACTTTCTGGCACAGATAGATTATCTGCAAGTTTCCAAACTGATGTTTCCATTGGGCAGACTGATGAAGAATGAGGTTCGTGACATAGCCCTGCGTGCCGGATTGCCCAGCGCCAGACGTCGTGACAGTCAGGGCATCTGCTTTCTGGGAAAGATTGATTATAATGATTTTGTGCGCCGTTTCCTTGGCGAAAGGGAAGGGGATATTGTGGAGTTGGAAACGGGTAGAAAGTTGGGCAAGCATCGGGGCTATTGGTTTCATACCATCGGCCAGCGTAAAGGATTGGGGTTGGGTGGAGGACCGTGGTTTGTTGTCCGCAAGGATGTGGAGGAGAATGTGATTTACGTGTCCCGCGGATGTGATACGGCATTGCAATACGGCTATGAATTCCGTATGTACGATTTTCATTTCATTACGGATAATCCCTGGAAGGGAGCGCAGGAAGAGGTGGAGGTGACTTTCAAGATACGCCATACGCCGGAGTTTGTCAAAGGCAGGTTGCAAAAGGAGGCGGAGGGTTACCGCATTGTTTCGGAAGAAAAGCTGCAAGGCATTGCTCCGGGCCAGTTCGGAGTGGTGTATGATGCTGATGCCCGGCTGTGTGTCGGGAGCGGGGAGATTTATATATAA
- a CDS encoding response regulator transcription factor, whose product MREFIIADNQDITKAGMMFLLGRQKDTSLLLEADNKAELIQQLRLHPTAVVILDYTLFDFSGAEELMVLHERFKEADWLLFSDELSLPFLRQVLFSSMAFGVALKDNSKEEILTALQCASRKERFICNHVSNLLLAGNGSSSPTHPTIKDDLLTTAERSILKEIALGKTTKEIAAERNLSFHTVNSHRKNIFRKLGVNNAHEATKYAMKAGIVDLVEYYI is encoded by the coding sequence ATGAGAGAATTTATCATTGCAGACAATCAAGATATCACCAAAGCAGGCATGATGTTCCTATTGGGCAGACAGAAAGACACCTCCCTGCTGCTGGAAGCCGACAACAAGGCAGAACTGATACAGCAACTACGCCTGCATCCCACCGCCGTTGTCATTCTGGACTATACCCTTTTTGATTTTTCGGGAGCCGAAGAGCTAATGGTACTTCACGAACGCTTCAAGGAAGCCGATTGGCTACTCTTTTCCGACGAATTGAGCCTACCGTTCCTGCGCCAGGTATTGTTCAGCAGCATGGCATTCGGCGTAGCGCTGAAGGATAATTCCAAAGAAGAGATACTGACCGCACTACAATGCGCCTCACGCAAGGAGCGATTCATCTGTAATCACGTCAGTAACCTGCTGCTCGCAGGCAACGGTTCCTCCTCCCCCACTCATCCTACCATCAAAGATGATTTACTGACTACTGCCGAACGGAGCATCCTAAAAGAGATAGCCCTGGGGAAAACAACCAAAGAAATAGCTGCCGAACGAAACCTCAGCTTCCATACGGTAAACAGCCACCGGAAGAATATCTTCCGGAAACTGGGTGTAAACAATGCGCACGAAGCCACCAAATATGCCATGAAGGCAGGCATCGTAGACTTGGTGGAATATTATATATAA
- a CDS encoding hemolysin family protein — translation MEFIIILLLLILNGIFAMYEIALVSSSKARLETLVGKGNKRAKGVLKQLEEPEKFLSTIQIGITLIGIVSGAYGGATIADDVEPLFALIPGVAAYAKTLAMITVVAIITYLSLIIGELVPKSIALNNPERWATMLSPFMIVLTKISYPFVCLLSASTKLMNKLIGLNSGEERQMTQDELKMILHQSSEQGVIDKDETEMLRDVFRFSDKRANDLMTYRRDIVVLHPTDTPEEVLRIIHEEHFSKYLLVERGKDEIIGVVSVKDIILMMGGEQPFNLRSIARPALFIPESLYAKKVLELFKKNKNKFGVVVDEYGNTEGIITLHDLTESIFGDILEENETEEEEIVVRQDGSMLVEASMNLDDFMEAMGIMNYDDLKEEDFTTLSGLAMFLIGRVPKAGDLFSYKNLDFEVVDMDRGRVDKLLVIKKEEDE, via the coding sequence ATGGAGTTTATTATCATTCTACTTTTACTTATTCTGAACGGCATTTTTGCCATGTATGAAATCGCTTTAGTCTCCTCAAGTAAAGCACGCCTTGAAACTCTTGTCGGAAAAGGGAACAAAAGAGCCAAAGGAGTATTGAAACAACTGGAAGAACCCGAAAAATTCCTCTCCACCATCCAAATCGGTATTACTCTTATCGGTATCGTATCCGGTGCCTATGGTGGTGCCACCATCGCTGATGACGTAGAACCGCTGTTCGCCCTCATTCCGGGAGTAGCCGCCTATGCCAAGACTCTCGCCATGATTACCGTAGTAGCCATCATCACCTATCTGTCGCTCATCATAGGCGAACTGGTGCCCAAGTCCATCGCCTTGAACAACCCGGAACGATGGGCCACCATGCTCAGCCCCTTCATGATTGTGCTGACCAAGATTTCCTATCCGTTTGTATGCCTGCTGAGCGCTTCCACCAAACTGATGAACAAACTCATCGGACTGAACAGCGGCGAAGAACGCCAAATGACACAAGACGAACTGAAGATGATTCTGCACCAAAGCTCGGAACAAGGCGTCATCGACAAAGACGAAACGGAAATGTTGCGTGACGTGTTCCGCTTCTCGGACAAAAGAGCGAATGACCTGATGACCTATCGCCGCGACATCGTCGTGCTCCATCCCACAGACACACCGGAAGAGGTGCTGCGTATCATCCACGAAGAACACTTCAGCAAATATCTCCTGGTGGAGCGGGGAAAGGACGAGATTATCGGTGTGGTTTCCGTAAAGGACATCATCTTGATGATGGGCGGCGAACAACCCTTCAACTTACGTAGTATTGCACGCCCTGCTTTGTTTATTCCGGAAAGTTTGTATGCAAAGAAAGTTTTAGAGCTGTTTAAGAAGAACAAAAACAAGTTCGGAGTTGTTGTAGACGAGTATGGAAATACAGAAGGTATCATCACCCTGCACGATTTGACGGAAAGTATCTTCGGAGACATCCTCGAAGAGAATGAAACGGAAGAAGAGGAAATCGTTGTTCGTCAAGACGGTTCCATGCTGGTGGAAGCTTCCATGAATCTGGATGACTTTATGGAGGCGATGGGCATTATGAACTATGATGACCTGAAAGAAGAAGACTTCACCACCTTGAGCGGTCTTGCCATGTTCTTGATAGGACGGGTGCCGAAAGCCGGAGACTTGTTCAGCTACAAAAACCTGGACTTCGAAGTGGTGGATATGGACCGCGGACGGGTGGACAAGCTGCTCGTCATCAAGAAAGAAGAAGATGAATAA
- a CDS encoding copper resistance protein NlpE N-terminal domain-containing protein, whose translation MKKVMMIAALAAALVSCQSKGTQNNDAVAMDESVMAVTGNDSSAVAVYEGILPAADGPGIQYVLSVDSVGPDGESGYTLVTTYLDAEGPGKNKSFTSKGKKEVIQKDVDNKKKTAIKLTPNDGDTPVYFVVVNDTTLRLVNDSLQEAVSDLNYDIIQVK comes from the coding sequence ATGAAAAAAGTAATGATGATTGCAGCCCTTGCCGCTGCATTGGTATCCTGCCAATCAAAAGGAACTCAGAACAATGACGCCGTCGCCATGGACGAAAGTGTAATGGCTGTTACCGGCAATGACTCGTCTGCCGTAGCCGTATACGAAGGAATCCTTCCCGCCGCCGACGGTCCGGGCATCCAGTATGTATTGAGCGTAGACAGTGTAGGTCCCGACGGAGAAAGCGGCTACACGCTGGTAACAACTTATCTGGATGCCGAAGGCCCCGGAAAGAACAAGAGCTTTACTTCCAAAGGAAAGAAAGAAGTTATCCAGAAAGACGTCGACAACAAGAAGAAAACAGCCATCAAGCTGACCCCGAACGACGGGGACACTCCGGTGTACTTCGTAGTAGTGAACGACACAACCCTGCGCCTTGTCAACGACAGCCTGCAGGAAGCAGTGAGTGAC
- a CDS encoding S41 family peptidase: MKVLHSICTIFAPMKARNILILILGTLILPIYLTSCGVDRWKEYAGQTQTDRWIDDTMRVWYYWVDAIPHTNDLNYFQAPFTFFASLKSEEDKFSTIDSLVSVTTTRSIPYTDYSYGFQFTTNQIEVEGEENAIVAQILYVADGSPASEIGLKRGDWIMKMDGNFITEQNYKKLYGSSAMELTVGYYDVEKNAIVAYDKPRQIASARPVNDNPVHYKNVYTSGSKKIGYLVYNHFSSGPTDNSNEYDNDLRSAFQYFASQQVNEFILDLRYNNGGLLSCAELLCTMLAPSSALGQELGYLEFNNHFNPQIVPFTLNSGLIGNGANLNLNTLYVLTSSQTASASEMVINCLDPYMDVVIIGGTTVGKNVGSRNFSSPELMITMNPIVCKIYNSEGKSDYESGFQPAYSGYVVNEMSDMSRFLPFGDTNEALLSTALGAIDGSIQPPAQEDTRSLRVTTLANSIERRASHAVRIK; encoded by the coding sequence ATGAAAGTTCTGCACTCAATTTGCACTATCTTTGCCCCCATGAAAGCAAGAAATATACTGATACTCATATTGGGAACCCTGATTCTTCCCATTTATCTGACTTCCTGCGGGGTGGACCGCTGGAAAGAGTATGCCGGACAGACCCAGACAGACCGCTGGATTGACGATACCATGCGTGTGTGGTACTATTGGGTAGACGCTATCCCCCATACCAACGACCTGAACTATTTTCAAGCCCCTTTCACTTTCTTTGCCTCGCTCAAATCCGAAGAAGACAAATTCTCCACCATCGACAGTCTGGTCAGCGTCACCACTACCCGCAGCATCCCCTATACGGATTACAGCTACGGATTCCAGTTCACTACCAACCAGATAGAAGTAGAAGGAGAAGAGAATGCCATTGTTGCACAGATTCTTTACGTTGCCGACGGAAGCCCGGCCTCGGAAATCGGGCTGAAACGGGGTGACTGGATTATGAAGATGGACGGGAACTTTATTACTGAACAGAATTATAAGAAACTGTATGGAAGTAGTGCCATGGAACTTACAGTAGGTTATTACGACGTGGAGAAAAATGCCATCGTTGCTTACGACAAACCCAGACAGATAGCATCGGCGCGTCCCGTCAACGACAACCCGGTGCACTATAAGAATGTATATACATCAGGCAGCAAGAAAATAGGTTATCTGGTCTACAACCACTTCAGTTCCGGCCCCACGGACAACAGTAATGAATATGACAACGACCTGCGCAGCGCATTCCAATATTTCGCATCACAGCAAGTCAACGAATTCATCCTTGACTTGCGCTACAACAACGGTGGATTACTGAGTTGCGCAGAATTGCTGTGTACCATGCTTGCACCTTCCTCCGCCTTGGGACAAGAGTTGGGGTACCTGGAATTCAACAACCACTTCAATCCGCAGATAGTACCGTTCACCCTGAACTCCGGACTCATCGGAAACGGAGCAAACCTAAACCTGAATACTCTCTACGTACTTACCAGCAGCCAGACTGCCTCCGCCTCCGAAATGGTGATTAACTGCCTCGACCCGTATATGGATGTTGTCATCATCGGCGGTACTACTGTAGGCAAGAATGTAGGTTCCAGGAATTTCTCCAGCCCCGAACTGATGATAACGATGAATCCCATCGTCTGCAAGATATACAATTCGGAAGGGAAATCTGATTATGAATCCGGATTCCAACCGGCCTACTCGGGATATGTAGTGAATGAGATGAGCGACATGTCACGTTTCCTGCCCTTTGGAGATACCAACGAAGCCTTATTGAGCACTGCACTCGGCGCCATCGACGGAAGCATACAACCGCCCGCACAAGAAGATACCCGTTCTTTAAGAGTGACCACTCTCGCAAACTCCATTGAACGTCGGGCAAGCCATGCCGTACGCATCAAATAA
- a CDS encoding O-acetylhomoserine aminocarboxypropyltransferase/cysteine synthase family protein, translated as METKKLHFETLQLHVGQEQPDPATDARAVPIYQTTSYVFRNSAHAAARFGLQDPGNIYGRLTNSTQDVFEKRVAALEGGVAGLAVASGAAAITYAFENITRAGDHIVAAKTIYGGTYNLLAHTLPAYGVTTTFVDPGNLDNFEKAIQENTKAVFIETLGNPNCNIIDIDAVAEIAHRHRIPLIIDNTFGTPYLIRPIEHGADIVVHSATKFIGGHGTSLGGVIVDSGKFDWVASGKFPQLTEPDPSYHGVRFVDVAGPAAYAIRIRAVLLRDTGATISPFNAFILLQGLETLSLRVERHVENALKVVEFLKKHPKVVAVNHPSLPEHPDHALYGKYFPNGGGSIFTFEVRGGVKEAQTFIDSLQIFSLLANVADVKSLVIHPATTTHSQLSARELEEQGIKPGTVRLSIGTEHIDDLLDDLSQAFDRI; from the coding sequence ATGGAAACAAAGAAATTGCACTTTGAGACTCTACAACTTCACGTTGGACAAGAACAACCCGACCCGGCAACTGATGCCCGCGCCGTACCTATCTATCAGACAACTTCGTATGTATTCCGTAATTCGGCCCATGCGGCAGCCCGCTTTGGCTTGCAGGACCCGGGGAATATTTACGGGCGGTTGACGAATTCCACCCAGGATGTGTTCGAGAAACGTGTGGCGGCTCTGGAAGGCGGTGTTGCCGGATTGGCCGTAGCCTCGGGTGCGGCAGCCATCACTTATGCCTTTGAGAATATCACCCGTGCAGGCGACCATATCGTGGCAGCTAAGACCATCTACGGCGGAACGTATAATCTGCTGGCCCACACATTGCCTGCCTACGGGGTTACCACTACTTTTGTGGACCCGGGCAATCTGGACAATTTCGAGAAAGCGATTCAGGAGAATACCAAGGCAGTATTCATTGAAACGCTGGGAAATCCGAATTGCAACATCATTGACATTGATGCCGTTGCTGAAATAGCACACCGTCACCGGATTCCTCTGATTATAGATAACACCTTCGGTACTCCTTACCTGATTCGTCCCATAGAGCATGGGGCAGATATTGTAGTCCATTCGGCAACGAAGTTCATCGGAGGGCATGGTACGTCCTTGGGTGGTGTTATTGTAGATAGCGGCAAGTTCGACTGGGTGGCCTCGGGGAAGTTTCCCCAACTGACGGAACCGGACCCGAGTTATCATGGAGTACGTTTCGTTGACGTTGCCGGTCCTGCTGCCTATGCCATCCGTATCCGTGCCGTATTGTTGCGTGATACCGGTGCCACAATCAGTCCTTTCAATGCTTTCATTCTGTTGCAAGGATTGGAGACGTTGTCGCTTCGCGTGGAACGTCATGTGGAGAATGCCTTGAAAGTGGTTGAATTCTTGAAGAAGCATCCCAAAGTGGTTGCCGTGAACCACCCGTCCCTGCCCGAGCATCCTGACCACGCGCTTTACGGGAAATACTTTCCGAATGGAGGCGGTTCTATCTTTACGTTTGAGGTGCGGGGCGGTGTGAAGGAAGCGCAGACGTTTATTGACAGTTTACAGATATTCTCGTTGCTTGCCAATGTGGCTGATGTGAAATCCCTGGTTATCCATCCTGCCACCACTACCCATTCCCAATTGAGTGCACGGGAATTGGAAGAACAAGGCATCAAACCGGGCACGGTCCGCCTCTCCATCGGGACAGAACATATCGATGATTTGCTGGACGACTTGTCCCAGGCATTTGACAGAATTTAA
- a CDS encoding DUF4595 domain-containing protein: protein MKLNRRVTIITRFSGIMFSLLLLGGLAACSDDNNGSDTPEPEPSTYPTTPFSKIELKEVIESDAQPVTATHTYLYNSAGRLTGYTGKQSFTAGDELFEIENTTTVEYKDHQAVITDEAGTVSTYTLNDKGYATTCTSQDMAGNTRTYTFSYLINTEDKYYLENITEKLDDGKEYSFITIDYSNFRALRIQQKVDTFEHNSTATTPSGNEIANISEIPSLFITDMYPLSMHAVAIYGKILGEPANYLITQLIPDSNGESEETTTYTYTLDNRGIVTSCHAVVRHIRNGYEQDYTRTVNYTIE from the coding sequence ATGAAACTAAACAGAAGAGTTACAATCATCACCCGATTTTCGGGAATCATGTTCAGCCTGCTGTTGCTCGGCGGACTGGCAGCTTGCAGCGATGATAACAATGGCAGTGATACGCCAGAACCGGAGCCGTCAACCTACCCCACCACTCCTTTCTCCAAAATCGAACTCAAAGAAGTGATAGAGAGCGATGCGCAACCGGTTACTGCCACCCACACCTACCTTTACAACAGTGCAGGCAGGCTGACCGGCTACACCGGCAAACAGAGCTTTACAGCAGGAGACGAACTCTTCGAGATAGAGAATACCACTACTGTCGAATACAAGGACCATCAAGCCGTGATAACCGACGAAGCAGGTACAGTATCAACCTACACGCTGAATGACAAAGGTTATGCCACCACTTGTACCAGTCAGGATATGGCAGGAAATACCCGTACTTACACCTTCTCCTACCTCATCAACACCGAAGACAAATACTATCTGGAAAACATCACAGAAAAGCTGGACGACGGAAAAGAATACTCATTCATTACAATAGACTACAGCAACTTCCGGGCATTGCGCATACAGCAAAAGGTTGACACTTTTGAGCACAACAGTACGGCTACCACACCATCAGGCAATGAAATTGCAAATATCTCCGAAATACCAAGCCTATTCATTACGGACATGTATCCGCTTTCCATGCATGCGGTTGCCATATACGGGAAGATATTGGGAGAACCTGCAAACTATCTGATTACCCAACTCATCCCGGACAGCAACGGAGAAAGTGAAGAGACCACCACCTATACTTATACGTTAGATAACCGGGGTATCGTCACTTCCTGCCATGCAGTCGTCAGGCATATAAGGAACGGCTACGAGCAGGACTACACACGCACCGTGAACTATACCATCGAATAA
- a CDS encoding DUF4251 domain-containing protein, translating into MKKFIALAAVVLVSMATTTMYAQESRAEKRADRKAQRDAERARLKAEEQAQDAISYDDAMAALKAHQFVMEADQVMFRNGQTAFVNSNTNFVLVNQGRGTVQVAFNTVYPGPNGIGGVTVDGTVSDIQMTTDKRGNVNCNFSIQGIGISAQIFLTLTDGGNNATVTISPNFNSNTMTLSGNLVPLEQSNIFKGRSW; encoded by the coding sequence ATGAAAAAGTTTATTGCATTAGCAGCAGTAGTATTGGTAAGCATGGCAACAACGACCATGTATGCACAAGAGAGTAGAGCTGAAAAGCGCGCAGACCGTAAAGCCCAAAGAGACGCAGAACGTGCACGCCTGAAAGCTGAAGAACAAGCACAGGATGCCATTTCGTACGATGACGCAATGGCGGCCTTGAAAGCTCACCAGTTCGTAATGGAGGCAGACCAAGTGATGTTCCGCAACGGACAGACCGCATTTGTAAACTCCAACACCAACTTCGTATTGGTCAACCAAGGACGTGGCACCGTGCAGGTAGCCTTCAACACCGTATACCCAGGTCCTAACGGCATTGGCGGTGTAACAGTAGACGGAACCGTATCGGACATCCAAATGACTACCGACAAACGGGGCAACGTGAATTGTAACTTCAGCATCCAGGGTATCGGCATTTCCGCCCAGATATTCCTTACGCTGACCGATGGCGGGAACAACGCAACCGTAACCATCAGCCCGAACTTCAACTCCAACACCATGACTTTGAGCGGGAACCTGGTTCCGCTGGAACAATCCAACATATTCAAGGGACGTTCCTGGTAA